A stretch of Chloracidobacterium validum DNA encodes these proteins:
- a CDS encoding acetate/propionate family kinase, which translates to MNILVLNCGSSSVKFQIIATDVDAIEHNADRRMASGIIERIGGEAVLTFRVDGKVSRQTAPVRDHRQAVEQILRWACSGESGIAQVQSVADIHAVGHRVVHGGECFTHSTLITDEVIRGIEACIDLAPLHNPANLKGIRAGSEVFGPGFPQVAVFDTAFHQTLSETAYLYALPYQMYRRHKLRRYGFHGTSFRYVAFRYRQLTDKSREDTNIVALHLGNGCSACAIKAGASVDTSMGFTPLEGLMMGTRAGDLDPSLVDFLEMKEGFTAREIEALLNKQSGLLGVSGLTNDMRDLLDEIHEHDDRRAKIAVSMFCYRAKKYIGAYLAAMGGADAVVFTGGIGENAAEVRARICEGLEWFGLTLDSARNQETVNRREGIISQDGSRLMAYVIPTDEELLIARDTARCVAGVPNPY; encoded by the coding sequence TTTCAAATCATCGCCACCGATGTTGATGCCATCGAGCACAATGCCGACCGCCGGATGGCCTCTGGCATCATTGAACGCATTGGCGGGGAGGCCGTTCTCACGTTTCGGGTGGACGGCAAGGTTTCCCGGCAAACGGCCCCAGTCCGCGACCATCGGCAGGCCGTCGAGCAAATCCTTCGCTGGGCTTGCTCGGGCGAATCGGGCATTGCCCAAGTTCAAAGCGTTGCCGACATTCATGCGGTCGGCCATCGCGTCGTTCACGGGGGGGAGTGTTTTACCCACTCGACGCTGATCACTGATGAGGTCATTCGCGGGATCGAGGCGTGCATTGACCTAGCCCCGCTCCACAACCCGGCGAATCTGAAGGGCATTCGGGCCGGGTCGGAAGTTTTCGGTCCAGGTTTTCCGCAAGTGGCGGTGTTCGATACGGCCTTTCATCAAACCCTGAGCGAGACGGCCTATCTCTACGCCCTGCCTTATCAAATGTATCGCCGCCACAAGCTGCGCCGGTATGGTTTCCACGGCACATCGTTTCGTTACGTCGCTTTTCGCTATCGCCAACTGACCGACAAATCGCGTGAAGATACCAACATCGTCGCCCTGCACTTGGGAAACGGCTGTTCCGCCTGCGCCATCAAGGCTGGGGCTTCGGTGGATACCTCGATGGGCTTCACACCACTCGAGGGGCTGATGATGGGCACGCGCGCCGGCGACCTCGATCCGTCCCTAGTGGATTTCCTCGAAATGAAGGAAGGGTTTACGGCGCGGGAAATCGAAGCCCTGCTCAACAAGCAATCCGGGCTGCTGGGCGTGTCCGGTCTGACCAATGACATGCGCGACCTCCTCGACGAAATCCACGAGCATGACGACCGGCGCGCCAAAATTGCCGTGAGTATGTTCTGTTATCGGGCCAAGAAATACATCGGCGCCTACTTGGCGGCGATGGGTGGGGCCGACGCCGTGGTGTTTACCGGCGGCATCGGGGAAAACGCGGCGGAAGTTCGCGCGCGCATTTGCGAAGGGTTGGAATGGTTTGGGCTGACGTTGGATTCGGCGCGGAATCAGGAAACGGTCAATCGGCGGGAGGGCATCATCAGCCAAGATGGCAGCCGGCTGATGGCCTATGTCATTCCGACCGATGAGGAATTGCTCATCGCCCGTGACACAGCCCGCTGTGTGGCAGGCGTCCCCAATCCTTACTAA